From a single Adhaeribacter swui genomic region:
- a CDS encoding SusC/RagA family TonB-linked outer membrane protein: MLRKTTSSYLKVFLLCSSVGLGLVPVGARAESSNSFSYFQETTFPVKGKILDSRGDALAGVTVMIEGTSIGTQTDVQGNYTLSARTANDVLVASFIGYKSVRIPLQGKSEVLITLEEDVSKLDEVVVVGYSSRSQSELVSSVSVVKGSELRDVTSNNTANLLQGKAAGVVVSNSSGQPGATPTVRIRGTGSISAGAEPLYVVDGVIGGTANPTDIESISVLKDAAATGLYGSRAANGVIVITTKSGKAGKTRVSYSGTTGIAQATTGKFELMNGQELYNFTDKMYQNDYTGKRNTYIGELTKTNPNPTESDINAYLTSKGLPLNYNDYVSGVLPASPQNTNWQDLAFRTAKTNNHQLSLSGGTDKTRFYIGGNYYQEQGTVINTDYEQTNLRVNLDHNINPKLKITTRVNAQFSNRSDDPSDAIVDSYINMPWDNPYNPDGSVKYVDSDTEGWFGRDRNNFLFTSLYNYNKLRSQSLTGDLKLEYNILKWLTFSTTNRYTTGNTRLEYNNDSRTPNGQSVNGELSNEYGYTNSFLSSNLLTVDKSFGNHTIRGILGAESQTNYSDGINATGQGIFPGLQTLSSAATPRTLGGYKLKNNFISGFVNVDYDFSSKYFATVSFRRDGSSRFGRDNRYGNFYSFGGAWAVSNEDFFQGLSNKIHLLKIRSSYGTTGNANIDDFAAQDLYQFDVQYAGQPGGFPRRLANPNLTWEKAYTYDAGVNIGLFNRIDLAVDFYTRRNNNILQDVPLSSASGFYFQTQNIGAVRNKGVDFELTTQNIKKAFTWETSLNLNFNRNKVLELYGGQPIENNNQRIEVGRPIGSWYMRDWQGVDPANGNPLWLVQTPDGLTRSTTNLYNSATRVYTGLSNPKFTGGMRNTFAYRGFTLSAFMSYVYGNKVYNANREIFDADGAYPTYNSIRLIDGWSRWEKEGDNATHPLPVLGGNLASNKPSSRFLENGSYLRLRNVTFSYDLPTAFINKYKIGAVRVFLSGDNLVTLTKFSGMDPEVDMEDGTANAKYPISKKYLFGVNIDF, from the coding sequence ATGTTGCGAAAAACTACTTCCTCTTATTTAAAGGTTTTTTTGCTGTGCAGCTCGGTTGGGCTAGGCCTTGTGCCGGTTGGGGCACGGGCGGAAAGCAGTAACTCTTTTTCTTATTTTCAGGAAACTACATTTCCGGTTAAAGGCAAAATCCTGGATAGCAGAGGAGACGCTTTAGCCGGGGTAACTGTAATGATAGAAGGTACCAGTATTGGTACGCAAACTGATGTGCAGGGCAATTATACTTTATCCGCCCGAACCGCCAACGATGTGTTGGTTGCCAGCTTTATTGGATATAAATCGGTGCGCATTCCGTTGCAGGGTAAAAGTGAGGTGCTGATTACTCTGGAAGAAGATGTATCGAAGCTGGATGAAGTGGTAGTAGTGGGTTATTCCAGCCGTTCGCAATCGGAATTGGTAAGTTCGGTTTCGGTGGTAAAAGGCAGTGAGCTGCGCGACGTAACCAGTAATAACACGGCTAATTTGCTGCAAGGTAAAGCCGCGGGGGTAGTAGTATCCAACAGCAGCGGCCAGCCCGGAGCAACGCCCACCGTCCGGATTAGAGGTACGGGTTCAATTTCGGCCGGGGCCGAGCCTTTGTACGTGGTAGACGGGGTAATTGGCGGCACCGCCAACCCTACGGATATTGAAAGTATTTCGGTTTTGAAGGATGCCGCAGCAACCGGCTTATACGGTTCGCGGGCCGCCAACGGGGTAATTGTAATTACTACCAAGAGTGGTAAAGCCGGAAAAACGCGCGTAAGCTACAGCGGAACTACGGGTATTGCGCAAGCTACTACCGGTAAGTTTGAGTTAATGAACGGGCAGGAGTTGTACAACTTCACAGACAAAATGTACCAGAACGACTACACCGGTAAACGCAACACCTACATTGGCGAACTAACCAAAACTAACCCGAACCCAACCGAAAGCGACATTAACGCTTATTTAACTTCTAAAGGCTTGCCTTTAAATTACAACGATTACGTAAGTGGCGTTTTACCCGCTAGTCCACAGAATACCAACTGGCAGGATTTAGCTTTCCGGACTGCTAAAACCAACAACCACCAATTGTCGCTTTCGGGTGGTACTGATAAAACCCGGTTTTATATAGGCGGTAATTATTACCAGGAGCAAGGTACGGTAATCAACACGGATTATGAGCAAACCAACCTGCGGGTTAACCTGGACCATAATATTAATCCTAAACTAAAAATAACGACCCGGGTAAACGCGCAGTTCTCAAACCGGAGCGACGATCCGAGCGATGCTATTGTGGATTCGTACATCAACATGCCCTGGGATAATCCTTACAACCCGGATGGTTCGGTAAAATACGTGGATTCGGATACCGAGGGCTGGTTTGGCCGCGACCGGAACAACTTCTTGTTTACCAGTTTATACAACTACAATAAACTACGCTCGCAGTCGCTTACCGGCGATTTAAAGCTGGAGTACAATATTTTAAAATGGCTTACTTTTTCTACGACCAACCGCTATACTACCGGCAACACCCGCCTGGAGTATAACAACGATTCGCGTACGCCTAACGGCCAGTCGGTTAATGGCGAGTTAAGCAATGAATACGGGTACACCAATAGCTTTTTGTCGTCAAACCTCTTAACTGTTGATAAATCGTTTGGCAACCACACCATCCGGGGCATATTAGGGGCAGAGTCGCAAACTAATTATTCCGATGGCATTAACGCTACCGGGCAAGGTATTTTCCCGGGTTTACAAACCTTAAGTTCGGCCGCTACGCCGCGTACGCTGGGTGGCTATAAATTAAAAAATAACTTTATCTCGGGCTTTGTAAACGTCGATTACGATTTCAGCAGCAAATATTTTGCTACAGTATCGTTCCGGCGCGATGGTTCTTCGCGGTTTGGCCGGGATAATCGCTACGGTAACTTTTATTCCTTTGGCGGGGCATGGGCTGTTTCCAACGAAGATTTCTTCCAAGGTTTATCCAATAAAATTCATTTGTTAAAAATCCGGAGCAGCTACGGTACCACCGGTAACGCCAACATCGATGATTTCGCCGCGCAGGATTTGTACCAGTTCGATGTGCAGTACGCCGGTCAGCCGGGTGGTTTTCCGCGCCGTTTAGCTAACCCCAACCTAACCTGGGAAAAAGCTTATACCTACGATGCCGGAGTAAACATTGGCCTGTTTAACCGCATCGACTTGGCCGTTGATTTTTATACCCGGCGCAACAATAACATTCTGCAGGATGTGCCGCTGTCTTCGGCGAGTGGTTTTTATTTCCAGACCCAGAATATTGGTGCCGTACGCAACAAAGGCGTAGACTTTGAACTGACTACCCAAAACATTAAAAAAGCTTTTACCTGGGAAACCAGCTTAAACCTAAACTTTAACCGCAATAAAGTTCTGGAATTATACGGGGGCCAGCCCATCGAAAACAATAACCAGCGCATCGAAGTGGGGCGTCCGATTGGGTCGTGGTACATGCGCGATTGGCAAGGCGTAGATCCGGCCAATGGCAACCCGCTGTGGTTAGTACAAACTCCCGATGGCTTAACCCGCAGCACCACTAACTTATACAACAGCGCTACCCGGGTATATACCGGCCTTTCTAATCCGAAGTTTACCGGCGGTATGCGCAATACCTTTGCCTACCGGGGCTTTACCTTATCGGCTTTCATGAGTTATGTGTATGGCAACAAGGTGTATAATGCTAACCGCGAAATTTTTGATGCCGACGGCGCTTATCCTACTTACAATAGTATTCGCCTGATCGATGGCTGGAGCCGCTGGGAAAAAGAAGGCGATAATGCTACCCATCCTTTGCCTGTTCTGGGCGGTAATCTAGCTTCTAATAAGCCTTCGTCGCGGTTCCTGGAAAATGGCAGCTACCTGCGCTTACGCAACGTTACTTTTTCCTACGATTTGCCCACGGCTTTTATCAACAAGTATAAAATTGGCGCGGTACGGGTATTCCTGAGCGGCGATAACCTGGTAACCCTTACCAAGTTCTCGGGCATGGATCCAGAAGTAGATATGGAAGATGGTACCGCTAATGCCAAGTACCCGATCAGTAAAAAGTATTTGTTCGGCGTGAATATCGATTTTTAA
- a CDS encoding RagB/SusD family nutrient uptake outer membrane protein — MKSATYKKYIFPYLLGATLLGGCADKLDIKPYDGLTIDQTTSTPEGLKAATIGNYTYIKDEYYVRNYHFMAEFPSDNVSLSGTTSDPLFYAYNYRHLKTMAVTTNFFRKAYQAIYGTNVVIEKLKEGQSPELDQVLGENYFLRAMVHFDLVNLFGRPYAQDNGASPGIMIRSNTDVNDLPARSTVKEVYDFIIADLDKAATLMQSEKSSSFASKEVAYALLSRVYLYMEQNEKAIEMANKVINSGRYSLVSTADLPKYFTVANETNKETIFAIKHTLKDDREWGAIGSMYLSDGKGWGEMYASESYRNLINKYPQDKRREFIVPVYEKNADGTVKTDASGNPILAKRNGFPKYYITKYSYQEGVVTLSSPVYLRLAEMYLTRAEANAKLSNDQAALDDVNLIRTRAGLSNDALFTTGDLKGYASVLDVVLEERHLEFAYEGLRKFDVFRNKRTMVRNYPGTHILSGQTTQEIPYTDSRVVFFIPEQEIVLNPKLVQNPD; from the coding sequence ATGAAATCAGCTACTTATAAAAAATATATTTTCCCGTACTTGCTGGGAGCCACACTTTTGGGCGGTTGCGCCGATAAACTGGACATTAAACCCTATGATGGGCTTACCATCGACCAGACTACCAGCACCCCCGAAGGGTTAAAGGCCGCTACCATTGGTAATTACACCTACATTAAAGACGAGTACTACGTGCGGAACTACCATTTTATGGCCGAGTTCCCCAGCGATAACGTGTCGCTAAGCGGTACTACTTCCGACCCCTTGTTTTACGCCTATAATTACCGGCACCTCAAAACCATGGCGGTAACTACAAACTTTTTCCGGAAAGCGTACCAGGCTATTTACGGTACCAACGTGGTAATCGAAAAGTTAAAAGAAGGTCAGTCGCCGGAGTTAGACCAGGTATTAGGCGAAAATTACTTCCTGCGGGCCATGGTGCATTTTGATTTGGTAAACTTATTCGGCCGGCCTTACGCCCAGGATAACGGCGCTTCACCGGGCATTATGATCCGGAGCAACACCGATGTAAACGATTTGCCGGCCCGCAGTACCGTGAAAGAAGTGTACGACTTTATTATCGCGGACCTGGACAAAGCGGCCACCTTAATGCAAAGCGAAAAAAGCAGCAGTTTTGCCTCCAAAGAAGTAGCCTATGCTTTACTGTCGCGGGTGTACCTGTACATGGAGCAAAATGAAAAAGCCATTGAAATGGCAAACAAAGTAATTAACTCCGGCCGCTATTCCCTGGTTTCTACCGCCGACCTGCCCAAGTATTTTACCGTAGCCAACGAAACCAACAAAGAAACCATTTTTGCCATCAAACACACTCTGAAAGACGACCGTGAATGGGGCGCTATCGGGTCGATGTATTTAAGCGATGGCAAAGGCTGGGGCGAAATGTACGCTTCGGAAAGCTACCGGAATTTAATCAATAAATACCCCCAAGATAAGCGCCGCGAGTTTATTGTGCCGGTGTACGAAAAGAACGCCGATGGTACCGTTAAAACCGACGCCAGCGGCAATCCAATACTGGCCAAAAGAAATGGTTTCCCAAAATACTACATCACCAAGTACTCGTACCAGGAAGGCGTAGTAACGCTGAGCTCGCCGGTGTACCTGCGCTTAGCCGAAATGTACTTAACCCGCGCCGAAGCCAACGCCAAGCTGAGCAACGACCAGGCCGCTCTGGACGATGTAAATTTAATCCGCACCCGCGCCGGTTTATCCAATGATGCCTTATTTACTACCGGCGATCTAAAAGGCTACGCCAGCGTGTTAGACGTGGTGCTGGAAGAGCGTCACCTGGAATTTGCCTACGAAGGCTTGCGTAAGTTTGATGTATTCCGGAACAAACGCACCATGGTGCGCAATTACCCGGGCACCCACATTCTATCGGGCCAAACTACCCAGGAAATCCCTTACACCGACAGCCGGGTCGTCTTTTTTATCCCAGAGCAGGAAATCGTGCTAAATCCCAAACTGGTGCAAAATCCTGATTAA
- a CDS encoding beta-N-acetylhexosaminidase, with translation MKKQQITLQAGLFLLVSLFWQSTAWAQVAQRYDVIPQPQKLTPQLGTFTLNQNTQFVLPAKQTQEYKVAADFLVNLVKSAAGYELKYAKPAAKVNQNTVAFVVDTTIPNDEGYKLEVTPKAITVKSRSPKGAFFALQTIRQLMPAEVESKTATKSFAIPAVAIEDAPRFGYRGVMLDVGRYFFPVNFLKKYLDLLAFYKINTFHMHLTEDAGWRMEIKKYPKLQSIAAWRDSTVVGHVSDKPRKYDGKRHGGFYTQKELKDLVKYAQDRFITIIPEIEMPGHSLAALAAYPELGCTPDTTYKVLTTWGIQKDIFCPHEATFTFLQDVLTEVMAVFPSKYIHIGGDEAPKDRWKKSPVAQGLIKKNNLQDEHGLQSYFIQRIEKFVNSKGRSIIGWDEILEGGLAPNATVMSWRGEAGGIAAAKQNHDVIMTPNTFMYLDYYQTPQKREVEPVAIGGLLPLEKVYSYNPIPASLTPAEAKHILGVQANVWNEYIGTFDHLQHMSFPRVCAMAEVGWTTPEKKSYPQFKDRLTQHVKHLEKLQVKFAPYFLTETATTLPANINQ, from the coding sequence ATGAAGAAACAGCAGATTACTTTACAAGCCGGACTTTTTTTATTGGTATCTCTTTTTTGGCAAAGTACGGCTTGGGCGCAGGTAGCGCAACGGTACGACGTTATTCCACAGCCGCAAAAACTGACACCGCAGTTGGGAACGTTTACCTTAAACCAGAATACCCAGTTTGTTTTGCCCGCCAAACAAACCCAAGAATACAAAGTAGCCGCTGATTTTTTAGTAAACCTGGTAAAAAGCGCTGCTGGTTACGAGTTAAAATACGCGAAACCTGCCGCCAAAGTCAATCAAAATACCGTTGCTTTTGTGGTTGATACTACTATCCCCAACGACGAAGGCTATAAACTGGAAGTAACCCCCAAAGCTATTACGGTAAAGTCCAGAAGTCCGAAAGGGGCTTTTTTTGCTTTGCAAACCATCCGGCAATTAATGCCCGCCGAAGTAGAAAGTAAGACCGCTACCAAAAGTTTTGCGATTCCGGCCGTAGCTATTGAAGATGCCCCCCGCTTTGGTTACCGCGGCGTGATGCTGGACGTAGGTCGGTACTTCTTCCCGGTTAATTTTTTAAAAAAATACCTCGATTTACTCGCCTTTTATAAGATTAACACCTTTCATATGCACCTGACCGAAGATGCCGGCTGGCGCATGGAAATTAAAAAATACCCCAAGCTGCAATCAATTGCCGCCTGGCGCGACAGCACGGTAGTGGGCCACGTGAGCGATAAACCCCGCAAATACGATGGCAAACGCCACGGCGGTTTCTATACCCAAAAAGAACTGAAAGACTTAGTAAAATACGCCCAGGACCGGTTTATTACCATTATTCCGGAAATTGAAATGCCGGGCCATTCTTTAGCTGCTTTGGCTGCCTACCCCGAACTGGGCTGCACCCCCGATACCACGTATAAAGTTTTAACTACCTGGGGCATTCAGAAAGATATTTTTTGCCCCCACGAAGCCACGTTTACTTTCTTGCAGGATGTGCTAACCGAAGTAATGGCGGTTTTCCCGAGTAAATACATTCATATTGGTGGCGACGAAGCGCCCAAAGACCGTTGGAAAAAATCGCCGGTAGCCCAAGGTTTAATCAAGAAAAATAACTTACAAGACGAGCACGGCCTGCAAAGTTACTTTATTCAGCGCATCGAGAAATTTGTAAACAGTAAAGGCCGCAGCATTATTGGCTGGGACGAAATTCTGGAAGGTGGATTGGCGCCGAATGCCACGGTAATGTCGTGGCGGGGCGAAGCGGGCGGTATTGCTGCGGCCAAACAAAACCACGACGTGATTATGACGCCCAACACGTTTATGTACCTCGATTATTACCAGACACCGCAAAAACGCGAAGTAGAACCCGTGGCGATTGGCGGTTTATTGCCCCTGGAAAAAGTATACTCCTACAACCCGATACCGGCCAGCTTAACCCCCGCTGAAGCCAAACATATTCTGGGTGTGCAGGCCAACGTCTGGAACGAGTACATCGGTACTTTTGATCATCTGCAACACATGAGTTTCCCGAGGGTTTGCGCCATGGCCGAAGTTGGCTGGACCACCCCCGAGAAAAAAAGCTACCCGCAATTTAAAGACCGCTTAACCCAACACGTAAAGCACCTGGAAAAGCTGCAGGTAAAATTTGCACCTTACTTTTTAACCGAAACCGCTACTACGCTGCCGGCAAATATTAATCAGTAA
- a CDS encoding acyltransferase family protein has product MQTVTAPVADAAIVNTATVTRRIASVDVYRGFVMLLMMAEVLAFSRVSEALPNSTFWQFLSFHQSHVEWVGCSLHDLIQPSFSFLVGVALPFSLGSRLAKGATFGALLRHTMVRSLILILLGIFLRSMHSEQTYFTFEDTLSQIGLGYTFLFLLGFYSPRVQLIALVLILVGYWAAFALFPLPGAGFNYTLAGVTPDWQYNLQGFAAHWNKNTNFAWDFDRWFLNLFPRESTFTNNGGGYSTLSFIPTLGTMILGLFAGKTLKDNVAPNQKIKKFVITGVLLLIGGLVLHLTGVNPIVKRIWTPAWVLFSGGWCFLFLAFFYGVIDVANYKRWSFFLMVIGMNSIAAYVIADGLGAFIGNSLAIHLGQDYNLLFGLPYATLVKGALVLLIEWWILYWMYKNKIFIKI; this is encoded by the coding sequence ATGCAAACAGTAACTGCACCCGTGGCGGATGCCGCCATTGTGAATACCGCCACGGTTACCCGCCGGATTGCCTCGGTGGATGTTTACCGGGGCTTTGTGATGTTGCTCATGATGGCCGAAGTACTGGCTTTCAGTCGGGTTTCGGAAGCCTTGCCCAACAGCACCTTCTGGCAGTTTTTAAGTTTTCACCAGAGCCACGTGGAGTGGGTGGGTTGTTCGCTGCACGATTTAATTCAGCCGTCGTTTTCTTTTCTGGTGGGAGTGGCTTTGCCGTTTTCGTTGGGCAGCCGCTTAGCCAAGGGCGCTACGTTTGGAGCTTTGCTGCGGCATACTATGGTGCGTTCGCTCATCTTAATTTTACTGGGCATTTTTCTGCGGTCCATGCACTCGGAGCAAACTTACTTTACTTTCGAAGATACGCTTTCCCAGATTGGCCTGGGTTATACCTTCTTGTTTTTACTGGGCTTTTACTCGCCCCGCGTGCAACTCATTGCTTTGGTGCTGATTCTGGTGGGTTACTGGGCTGCTTTTGCCTTGTTCCCGTTGCCGGGTGCTGGTTTTAACTACACGCTGGCCGGCGTAACCCCCGACTGGCAATACAACCTGCAAGGCTTTGCCGCGCACTGGAACAAAAACACCAACTTTGCCTGGGACTTCGACCGCTGGTTTTTAAACTTGTTTCCCCGGGAAAGTACGTTTACCAACAATGGTGGCGGCTATTCTACCTTAAGTTTTATTCCCACGCTGGGCACCATGATTCTGGGTTTGTTTGCCGGTAAAACCTTAAAAGATAACGTAGCACCCAATCAAAAAATTAAAAAATTTGTGATCACCGGCGTGTTGCTATTAATCGGCGGTTTGGTATTGCACCTAACCGGGGTTAACCCCATCGTCAAACGCATCTGGACGCCCGCCTGGGTTTTGTTTAGCGGCGGCTGGTGCTTCTTGTTTCTGGCTTTTTTCTACGGCGTAATAGATGTAGCTAATTACAAGCGGTGGTCATTTTTCCTGATGGTAATTGGCATGAACTCCATTGCGGCCTACGTTATTGCCGATGGCTTGGGGGCATTTATTGGTAATTCTTTAGCTATTCATTTGGGCCAGGATTACAATCTGCTATTTGGTTTACCTTATGCCACGCTGGTAAAAGGCGCCTTGGTTTTGCTGATTGAGTGGTGGATCTTGTACTGGATGTACAAAAACAAAATCTTTATTAAGATATAA
- a CDS encoding amidohydrolase family protein, with the protein MYSTKSYTWFTLGLFSLLLALPNCSQKKASPESAAEVSGSPETAGSPAETPAYYTLDDFAKIKKVDAHFHIRRDDAAIVEQAQQDNFQLLNINVNASANDPIEKQRDLAVKYIRAYPEQVSFATTFPLKNFNEPAWQQQAIAYLKDSFGKGAIGVKTWKNIGMELKDKQGKFVMIDNPKFDPILDYIAQNKITLISHQGEPKNCWLPVEEMTVEGDKTYFTEHPQYHMYKHPEYPSYDDQINARDHMLEKHPDLKVVSVHLASLEWNVDEIAKRLDKYPNLAVDMAARISHLQHQAVTDWQKVHDFFIKYQDRLLYGTDIIVPPGENATAAEVKKDAHQVWLEDWKFFTTNESLSNSSDKNYKGLQLPREVIDKIYYQNAVKWIPGLKPR; encoded by the coding sequence ATGTATTCTACTAAAAGTTACACTTGGTTTACCTTGGGCCTCTTTTCGCTTTTATTGGCACTGCCCAACTGTTCCCAGAAAAAAGCTTCCCCCGAATCCGCAGCGGAAGTATCTGGCTCTCCGGAAACAGCCGGTTCTCCCGCTGAAACTCCAGCTTACTATACCCTGGACGATTTTGCCAAAATTAAAAAAGTAGATGCGCATTTTCATATTCGCCGCGACGATGCCGCCATTGTGGAACAAGCTCAACAGGATAACTTTCAGTTGCTCAATATCAACGTAAATGCTTCGGCCAACGACCCGATTGAAAAGCAGCGTGATTTAGCGGTAAAATACATCCGGGCCTACCCGGAGCAAGTTAGTTTTGCCACCACTTTCCCGCTGAAAAATTTTAATGAACCTGCTTGGCAGCAACAAGCTATTGCTTATTTAAAAGATTCGTTCGGGAAAGGTGCTATTGGGGTAAAAACCTGGAAGAACATCGGCATGGAGCTGAAAGACAAGCAAGGCAAATTCGTGATGATTGATAACCCAAAGTTTGACCCCATCCTGGACTACATTGCCCAGAACAAAATTACCTTAATCAGTCACCAGGGCGAACCGAAAAACTGCTGGCTGCCCGTAGAAGAAATGACCGTGGAAGGCGACAAAACTTACTTTACCGAGCACCCGCAATACCACATGTACAAGCACCCGGAGTACCCGAGTTACGACGACCAGATTAACGCCCGCGACCACATGTTAGAAAAGCACCCCGATTTAAAAGTAGTAAGCGTGCACCTGGCCAGCCTGGAGTGGAACGTTGACGAAATTGCCAAACGCCTGGATAAATACCCGAACCTGGCCGTAGACATGGCTGCCCGCATTTCGCATTTGCAACACCAGGCCGTTACCGACTGGCAAAAAGTGCACGACTTTTTCATAAAATACCAGGACCGCCTGCTGTACGGTACCGACATTATTGTGCCCCCCGGCGAAAACGCCACCGCCGCCGAAGTAAAAAAAGATGCCCACCAGGTTTGGCTGGAAGACTGGAAGTTTTTCACTACCAACGAATCCTTGAGCAATAGCAGCGATAAAAACTACAAAGGCTTACAGCTACCGCGCGAGGTAATCGATAAAATTTACTACCAGAACGCCGTAAAATGGATTCCGGGTTTAAAGCCCCGGTAA
- a CDS encoding amidohydrolase family protein, translating to MKVLFQLPAVCRMVCAAGIMALLLVFTAQAQEKANLRLLDWRPRSELVVPQTEITKPKFPVIDIHNHLGSLEKTEEFLKEMDKAGVTAAVSLDGHSKDDFFKKHLKKSAEVSKDRFLVFFAPDWERIDEPNFGQKEAKRLTEAVKLGARGIKVYKRLGLTVKDKTGKVVPVDDARLDPIWAKCGELGIPVLMHVSDPVAFFKPIDQYNERYDELAGHPEWGYYGNNFPSKEEILAQRNRVLARHPKTIFIGAHVANLPENLGVVSQWLDEFPNLYVEIGARISELGRQPVTARKFMIKYQDRVLFGTDTQPSFNAYKIYYRFLETADEYFDPAGGHHLQGRWMIYGLQLPDEVLEKVYNKNAQKILSAYAGKLK from the coding sequence ATGAAAGTGTTATTCCAACTGCCGGCCGTTTGCCGTATGGTGTGTGCCGCCGGTATTATGGCTTTGCTGTTGGTTTTTACTGCCCAGGCCCAGGAAAAAGCTAATTTAAGGTTGCTCGATTGGCGCCCGCGCAGTGAGTTGGTAGTGCCGCAAACCGAGATTACCAAGCCTAAATTCCCGGTAATTGATATTCACAACCATTTAGGTAGTTTAGAGAAAACCGAAGAATTTTTAAAAGAAATGGATAAAGCCGGCGTAACGGCTGCGGTTAGTTTAGACGGTCACTCCAAAGATGATTTTTTTAAAAAACACCTGAAAAAATCCGCGGAAGTGTCGAAAGACCGTTTTCTGGTATTTTTTGCGCCCGATTGGGAACGCATTGATGAACCGAATTTCGGGCAAAAAGAAGCCAAGCGCCTGACAGAAGCCGTGAAATTGGGTGCGCGTGGGATTAAAGTTTACAAGCGGTTAGGTTTAACTGTGAAAGATAAAACCGGCAAAGTGGTGCCCGTAGACGATGCCCGGCTGGATCCAATCTGGGCCAAATGCGGGGAGCTGGGTATTCCGGTGCTGATGCATGTGTCGGATCCGGTTGCCTTTTTTAAACCAATTGATCAATACAACGAACGTTACGACGAGCTGGCCGGTCACCCGGAATGGGGCTATTATGGAAATAATTTTCCCAGCAAAGAAGAAATTCTGGCCCAGCGAAACCGGGTACTGGCCCGTCATCCTAAAACTATTTTTATCGGAGCGCACGTGGCCAATTTACCCGAAAACCTAGGTGTGGTGTCGCAGTGGCTGGACGAGTTCCCGAACTTATACGTTGAGATTGGAGCCCGCATCAGTGAGTTGGGCCGGCAACCGGTTACGGCGCGTAAATTCATGATTAAATACCAGGACCGCGTTTTATTTGGCACCGATACCCAGCCCAGCTTTAACGCCTATAAAATTTATTACCGTTTTCTGGAAACCGCCGACGAGTATTTTGACCCGGCGGGCGGCCACCACCTGCAAGGCCGCTGGATGATTTACGGCCTGCAATTACCCGACGAGGTGCTGGAAAAAGTGTACAATAAAAACGCGCAGAAAATATTAAGCGCCTACGCCGGAAAATTAAAATGA
- a CDS encoding carbohydrate-binding family 9-like protein, whose product MRGWQKLSRCGWIGVLLFSLLARVGKAQPDANETIIVKAIPDFELTGTGTNPNWQKTNWIILPQRKETTTPKETKVKVLYSQTGLYFLFSCQDEFLTASKTADYEKLWLEDVVEVFLWPDPGQTIYFEYELSPLNYELPILVPNINGKQLGWRPWLYEGNRQTRHLTSVSGGKKITNSPIKSWMAEFFIPYELLAPLGNVPPQPGTEWRANMYRVDYDHQKTVHWSWQKTEKSFHEFKKFGKLVFE is encoded by the coding sequence ATGAGGGGTTGGCAGAAATTATCTCGGTGCGGCTGGATCGGCGTGTTGCTTTTCAGTTTACTAGCCCGGGTTGGTAAAGCACAGCCTGATGCCAACGAAACTATTATCGTAAAAGCCATCCCGGATTTTGAATTAACGGGCACCGGCACCAACCCGAACTGGCAAAAAACTAACTGGATAATTTTACCGCAGCGCAAGGAAACCACAACCCCTAAAGAAACCAAAGTAAAAGTATTGTACTCCCAAACGGGTTTGTACTTCTTGTTTTCCTGCCAGGACGAATTTTTAACGGCTTCTAAAACCGCGGATTACGAAAAGCTTTGGCTCGAAGACGTAGTGGAAGTATTTCTGTGGCCGGACCCTGGGCAAACCATTTACTTTGAATACGAGCTGTCGCCGCTGAATTACGAGTTGCCCATCCTGGTGCCCAATATCAACGGCAAGCAACTGGGCTGGCGGCCCTGGCTCTACGAAGGCAATCGCCAAACCCGGCACCTGACCAGCGTAAGCGGCGGCAAAAAAATAACCAACAGCCCCATTAAAAGCTGGATGGCCGAGTTTTTTATCCCTTACGAACTACTGGCCCCGCTCGGCAATGTGCCGCCCCAGCCCGGCACCGAATGGCGGGCCAATATGTACCGGGTAGATTACGACCACCAGAAAACGGTGCATTGGTCGTGGCAAAAAACGGAGAAAAGTTTTCATGAATTTAAAAAATTTGGGAAGCTGGTATTTGAGTAA